CACGGGACTGGATGTCCATCTGCCACAGGCGGTCCTGGGCGTGAACGAAGCCGAGCGCGAACCAGCCGTCCGTCATGTTCGAGGCGTAGATGTGGGGTACTCCTGCCACATCCCGGACGATCGTGACCGCGGCGGAGAGGCCGGGCACATGGAGGGTCTGGGACTGCAGCCCCCTTCCGCCGAAGGCGACGGACCACAGGCCCGTGGTCGGATCGAGGAGCGAGCCCAGCGGGGGCAGCGGCCCTACGGGCACCGAGAAGGCCGCGAACACGACAACCGTCAGCACGAGGCCCGCACCGAATTTGGCCCAGTCCTGACG
The nucleotide sequence above comes from Thermoplasmata archaeon. Encoded proteins:
- a CDS encoding penicillin acylase family protein translates to MLTVVVFAAFSVPVGPLPPLGSLLDPTTGLWSVAFGGRGLQSQTLHVPGLSAAVTIVRDVAGVPHIYASNMTDGWFALGFVHAQDRLWQMDIQSR